The following proteins come from a genomic window of Nodularia sp. LEGE 06071:
- a CDS encoding DUF6439 family protein, whose protein sequence is MSQPTQLPKTSQLNEVSTLELAQALMERLSISPNDWHRLKSNRNSRASEQAAAAVLYLVQNQPQEAIVRLEQAVGWLDKSISAPPCESHGNKG, encoded by the coding sequence AAAACCAGTCAACTGAATGAAGTTAGCACTCTAGAACTAGCCCAAGCCCTGATGGAAAGGCTAAGTATCTCACCTAACGATTGGCATCGCCTCAAGTCTAACCGCAATTCTCGCGCTAGTGAACAAGCCGCCGCAGCTGTTTTGTATCTCGTCCAAAATCAGCCACAAGAAGCCATAGTTAGATTAGAACAAGCGGTTGGTTGGTTAGATAAATCAATTTCCGCGCCTCCCTGTGAGAGTCATGGGAATAAGGGATGA